A window of the Deinococcus roseus genome harbors these coding sequences:
- a CDS encoding SOS response-associated peptidase: protein MCGRINGISDGNLIWNIKYHDTWNFSGELAPTQQYPIIRKKPGSIDLETILARWGLIPEHCQGEEDLQKYKSTFNARSETAHRLPTFRKAFQRQRSVIEVSGFYEWQKNGKSKTKLHIHSSTGGPLILAGLWDFWQGPQGLIHSFTLLTCASGPLVQKFHDRQPVILGQAGAKRWLEDQPQTELQKLLIPCPDRWLTVTPC from the coding sequence ATGTGCGGAAGAATCAACGGAATCAGCGACGGAAACCTGATCTGGAACATCAAATACCACGACACCTGGAATTTCTCCGGGGAACTCGCCCCCACCCAGCAGTACCCGATCATCCGCAAAAAACCCGGCAGCATTGATCTGGAGACTATCCTCGCCAGGTGGGGACTCATCCCCGAGCACTGTCAGGGGGAAGAGGACCTGCAAAAATACAAAAGCACCTTCAATGCCAGGTCCGAAACGGCCCACCGCCTGCCCACCTTTCGCAAGGCGTTCCAGAGGCAACGCAGCGTCATCGAGGTTTCGGGATTCTATGAATGGCAGAAAAATGGCAAGAGCAAAACCAAGTTGCACATCCACAGCAGCACCGGAGGCCCCCTGATCCTCGCAGGCCTATGGGATTTCTGGCAGGGACCTCAAGGCCTCATCCACTCTTTCACCCTGCTCACCTGCGCCAGTGGGCCACTGGTGCAAAAATTCCACGACCGCCAACCGGTGATCCTGGGTCAGGCAGGAGCAAAGAGATGGCTGGAAGACCAACCCCAGACCGAGCTGCAGAAACTCCTCATCCCCTGCCCGGACCGCTGGCTCACCGTCACCCCCTGCTAA